In the genome of Ignavibacteriales bacterium, one region contains:
- the tssB gene encoding type VI secretion system contractile sheath small subunit: MARPVTPKIAQRVKVAILPSSDAKESVELDYRMLIPGNFSKSEPGSQPPVRDRRLRTIGNKGDFKRMLKDINPKLKLTVANKISDDPEAKMEVNLDFQDIKDFHPDEIVKKVEPLQKLLDARERLKELKLAVLKDANLKKALEGVLKDGGASIDDLMNKLGTTK; this comes from the coding sequence ATGGCAAGACCAGTTACACCCAAAATAGCACAGCGTGTTAAGGTCGCAATTCTCCCAAGCAGCGATGCAAAGGAAAGTGTAGAACTCGATTACAGGATGTTGATCCCCGGTAACTTTAGTAAAAGCGAACCCGGCAGCCAGCCGCCTGTACGCGACCGCAGATTGAGAACTATCGGGAACAAAGGTGACTTTAAGAGAATGCTTAAGGATATTAATCCAAAGCTAAAACTTACGGTCGCAAATAAAATCTCCGATGATCCTGAAGCAAAAATGGAAGTGAATTTAGACTTCCAGGACATTAAAGATTTTCATCCCGATGAAATAGTAAAAAAAGTTGAACCTCTGCAAAAACTTTTGGATGCGAGAGAAAGATTAAAAGAACTTAAACTCGCTGTTCTGAAAGACGCCAATTTGAAAAAAGCACTTGAAGGAGTGCTTAAAGATGGCGGTGCAAGTATTGATGACCTGATGAACAAATTAGGAACGACTAAATAA
- the tssC gene encoding type VI secretion system contractile sheath large subunit: MAKEKSESTEQGQETEQTSVDKLISMLDDSKKSAVAEFIGKVGKESEVFKITGALVDSYIADLDTVLSAQMDEILHNQDFQELESTWRGLLFLVQNTEFSKPVKFELLDVSKEELYDDLNDAALGEGYEKDSGLWHHIYWGAYDKVGGHSYTAIVADFAVSNKPQDISLLQHLSVLSESAQIPFIGNASHEFFGEKNMNDVMNNRFLPEQLKEGAAYASWRAFRDDDRSKYIGLTLPRFLGRLPYNAEAEPTKNFNYTENVMRGGQDNSLWCSTSFALASNMVKSFESWGWSVKVVGVESGGKVENLPVPTYEEHGQKKLKVPVEASVGQAKDAELCDLGFIPLAHWDRTDYACFFETPSANRPKVIKNDPQASANFSVGSRLQYTMLVTRIAHYLKYRQLVFVGKNAGAGDIKKDMSSWLDTLVVDMPNPAEKIVAEKPLRSYKLEVTELKERPGFFQISAEFRPHVAITGMDVNLKLIAYHSGEE, encoded by the coding sequence ATGGCAAAAGAAAAATCAGAATCAACAGAACAAGGTCAGGAAACTGAACAGACTTCTGTCGATAAGTTAATCTCCATGCTGGATGATTCTAAAAAATCAGCAGTAGCAGAGTTTATAGGAAAAGTTGGTAAAGAATCGGAAGTATTTAAAATCACAGGAGCTCTTGTTGATTCGTACATCGCCGATCTCGATACTGTCCTTAGCGCACAAATGGATGAGATATTGCACAACCAGGATTTCCAGGAACTTGAATCAACATGGCGCGGATTGTTGTTCCTTGTGCAGAATACCGAGTTCAGTAAACCTGTAAAGTTTGAATTACTTGATGTTTCCAAAGAAGAACTTTACGATGACCTGAATGATGCGGCACTTGGTGAAGGCTATGAAAAAGATTCCGGTTTATGGCATCACATATACTGGGGAGCTTATGATAAAGTTGGCGGACATTCATATACCGCAATAGTAGCTGACTTTGCTGTAAGCAACAAACCACAGGATATCTCACTTCTTCAGCATTTATCTGTTCTATCTGAATCAGCGCAGATACCTTTTATCGGAAATGCAAGTCACGAGTTCTTCGGTGAAAAAAATATGAACGATGTAATGAACAATCGTTTCCTTCCTGAACAATTAAAAGAAGGCGCGGCTTATGCATCGTGGAGAGCTTTCCGGGATGACGATCGTTCAAAATATATTGGTTTAACTTTGCCGAGATTCCTGGGACGTTTGCCTTACAATGCCGAAGCTGAACCGACAAAAAATTTCAACTACACTGAGAACGTAATGCGAGGCGGACAGGACAACAGTCTTTGGTGCAGCACTTCATTCGCACTCGCTTCAAACATGGTTAAGAGTTTCGAAAGCTGGGGATGGAGCGTAAAGGTGGTTGGTGTTGAATCAGGCGGTAAAGTAGAAAATCTTCCTGTTCCTACTTATGAAGAACACGGACAGAAAAAACTTAAAGTCCCTGTTGAAGCTTCTGTTGGTCAGGCTAAAGATGCTGAACTTTGTGATCTCGGATTTATTCCTCTTGCTCACTGGGACAGAACCGATTACGCATGTTTCTTTGAAACACCTTCTGCTAACAGACCAAAAGTAATAAAGAATGATCCGCAGGCATCTGCAAACTTTTCAGTTGGATCAAGACTTCAATATACAATGCTTGTTACAAGGATAGCTCATTATCTAAAATACCGTCAGCTTGTGTTTGTTGGTAAGAACGCAGGCGCAGGTGATATCAAAAAAGATATGTCAAGCTGGCTTGATACACTTGTGGTTGATATGCCCAACCCGGCAGAAAAAATTGTTGCTGAAAAACCATTACGTTCATACAAACTTGAAGTAACAGAATTAAAAGAACGACCTGGTTTCTTCCAGATCAGCGCAGAATTCAGACCGCATGTTGCAATTACAGGAATGGATGTGAACCTGAAACTTATTGCCTACCATTCAGGTGAAGAATAA